The genomic DNA GTCGGCGCGCAGCAGCACGGTGGGCCGCTGCTTGCTCGGGTTAGCACCGCCGCCCCGCAGCACCCCGGTGACCGAGGTGGTCGCGCTGCCGGTGGACAGCTCCAGGCCGAGCGGGTCGAGGGCGGCCAGCACGCGCTCCTGGGTGCGCGGCAGGTCCAGGCCGATCTCCGGTTCGGTGTGCATGGCGCGCCGAAACGCGCGCAGTTCGTCGTGCATCTCGCGGGCATCCGTCAGGAGCGACATCGCGGTCCTCTCTCAGCGTCCGGTCGGAACGATCGGGGCCACCTGGCGCACGAGCTCCGCGACCAGCGGATAGGCGGCCGGCAAATGGGCGTTCGCCATCCCGACGATCACCTCGTCGGTGCCGACCTCGGCCAGCCGGCCCAGCCGGTCGACCGCCTGGTCGACGCTCTGCAGCGGCTCCCCCGACGCGGCTCGGCCGCCCGCGTCGCCCAGTGTCACGCGGGAGAGCACCGTCTTGTGGATCTCGCCGTAGTCCCGGCCGAGCCGGTCGCAGTGCCCGCGGAGGACGTCGTACTTCGCCGCCACCTTCTCCGGTCCCATGTCGAATATGTTGCAGCCGTCGGCGTACTGGGCGACCATCCGCAGCGTCTTCTTCTCCCCACCGCCGCCGACGAGGATCTTCGGGTGCGGCCGACTCAGCGCGGCCGGCACATTGAGCGGCCGGGCGAGCTGATAGTGCCGCCCGTCGTACGGGCTTTCGTCGCCCGTCCACATCTGCCGGCAGATCTGCAGGGTCTCCTCGAGGCGTTCGAAGCGTTCGGCGAGCGGCGGGAACGGTACGCCGAGGCCGGCGTGCTCCTCCTCGTTCCAGGCGGCGCCGATGCCGAGCCAGGCGCGGCCGCCCGAGAGGACGTCGAGCGTGGTCACGGTCTTGGCCAGGATGCCGGGATGGCGGTACGTGACGCCGGTGACCATGGTGCCGAGTTCGATCCGGTGGGTGCGGGCGGCGGCGTACGCGAGTGCGGTGTAGCCCTCCAGCATGTCCAGCTCCGGCGGGCCGATCATCGAGATCTGGAAGAAGTGGTCCATCACCCACAGCGAGGCCATCCCGGCCTCGTCGGCGTCCTGGGCGATGGCGGCGAACGTGGGGCCGAT from Austwickia sp. includes the following:
- a CDS encoding LLM class F420-dependent oxidoreductase, with protein sequence MRIGLQVSYFSWPGAPESIGPTFAAIAQDADEAGMASLWVMDHFFQISMIGPPELDMLEGYTALAYAAARTHRIELGTMVTGVTYRHPGILAKTVTTLDVLSGGRAWLGIGAAWNEEEHAGLGVPFPPLAERFERLEETLQICRQMWTGDESPYDGRHYQLARPLNVPAALSRPHPKILVGGGGEKKTLRMVAQYADGCNIFDMGPEKVAAKYDVLRGHCDRLGRDYGEIHKTVLSRVTLGDAGGRAASGEPLQSVDQAVDRLGRLAEVGTDEVIVGMANAHLPAAYPLVAELVRQVAPIVPTGR